From the genome of Acidaminococcus sp.:
GTCGTAAAATCGGCCTTGACTTTATCGATAAAGGATCCTTCCACCGGTTGGTAAGGAGGTACTCCAAACCCGCCGTTCTGTCCCTGCTGATACGGCGGAACCTGTCCGGGCCCCGCCTGTCCGTAAGGCGGAGGCGTTTGCTGATATCCGGCTTGCTGATACGGAGGCTGCTGCGGATTCGGAGCCTGCTGACGCGGTGCCGTTTGTCCCGCTGCGCCGGCTTGATGCAGTGCTTCAGGCCGATATAAAGGTACCTGCTTTTGCGGTGTCACTTTCGCCTGCTGCGGCTGCGGATTGTCTGTCTTCTGTGCTGCAGCGGGTGACGCCTTCTGTTCTGCAGTAGATGCCGGCTGCGGATTGTCCGCTTCCTGCCCTGCAGCTGGTGCCGGCTGTGGTTTTGCCGTTTGCTGCTCGGCGGCTGGTGCCGGCTGCGGATTTACTGCAGGCGCCGGCTGTGGGTTCACCGGCTGCGAATTTGCGATGGGCGCACCACAGAAACCACAAAATTTATCGGTCGGTTTGACGGGATGTCCGCAATGGGAACAAAAATTGGCCATGAATGCAACTTCCTCTCTGCTGTTATCAATTCAGAATACGTAAACTACGGCACTATCATTATACTCGTTTTCTGCTCTTACTTCATCATGGTCTTACAGAACTTGTCATCAGAACAACCACGGCAGTCCCCAGCCAGGCCGGCTGTACGGCGTACTGACGAAAAGACTTTTCAATCTTGGCAGCAAATGTCTCATCCGGGGTTCTTTCGTAACCGGCAAAGCTCCCCTGCTGCTTTCCCGTGACAATGCCGTCAAGAGGCATCGCCGACACCGGCTGCAAAGTCCCAAAAAACACCATCATAGCAGCGGCAAGTACAATACCGCAGCGCTTCACTTTGTTTGTTCTCATACTGCTCTCCTCCACTCCTACAAACAAGCAACCTACTTTTCTGCAATAATGATGAACCGTGTTTTACAATATATTAAATTTTTATTGATTATTTGTAGCTTTATGTTAGCAAATTATAGGAATGGAGTCAAGAAAAATCAGGTACATGTCTTTGACTTCAGCATATGTACCCGACAAAAGATTTCTTTAATGACTCCGAGGAAATAACGCGCAGCACCCCGCCGCAGCCTTTATTTACTTACCTTGGATTTTCCTTATCACATCCACAAGCTCTGTCACATTGCGGATAGCAAAATCAGCCCCGACTTCCGCATAAACTTCCAACGCGCGCTGGCGGTATTTGCTGAGTTCACTCTTCGACAGGGCGTTATAGTGCGCCTCATCCAGCCCCATGACGGCGCTGCCGTCGAGTATGCCGACGGTCCAGGCTCCGGCAGCCTGTCCTTCCTTGATGTCCTCCACCGTGTCGCCCACTTTAATAATCTGGTGCACATTCATGAGTCCCAGTTTTATCATATTCAGGAAAATCATATACGGATACGGACGCCCCTTCCCCATGGCCGCATCCGATGTAAGTGAGCAGTCCGCTGTAAATCCCTGCTGCTCGGCAATCGGCAAAAGGATATGCAGCATTTGATTATTGTATTCCGTCGTTGTTCCGACTTTAATACCGGCTTCCCGCAATTGTCTGGTGATATACAGGATGCCAGGTTTAATCTGGGCCGTTTCCTTCAGGCTCGCTTCAAAATTTTTATCGAGAGACATATAAATCTTTTCGACATCGTCCTGATTCCAGGCTTTTCCCCAGGTACGTTCCCATTCCCGGCTGATCCGCCTCGTTCCCAGCATATTACGGATATGGTCATATCGGGTAAGTTCCAGCGAATTACGGGCTTCATCTTCCGTAACGGGAACGCCGCACTCTTCAAAACTTTTCATATAGGCACGAATCGGTGCCATCGCTCCAAAGTCCAGAATCGTCCCCGACCAGTCAAAAATAACGCCTGTAATCTTTGTGGTTTCATCCCAATTGTGCATACCCGGATCCTCCTTAACTTGGCTTTAAGCATACCGCCTCTCTGTAAGAAGGAGATATATGGAATGTAATGTTTTGGTAAAAGGAAGGGAGGAAGAAAAAAGCTGTGGCGCTTCGCGCGGAAAGAAAGCTGAGGAGCTGTGGCTGCCGAAGGCAGCGGGCCTGCGGCAGCGTGGAATAAAATAATTTGAGCGCAGCGAGGAAAAAGGACGAAAGAACA
Proteins encoded in this window:
- a CDS encoding DUF805 domain-containing protein, whose translation is MANFCSHCGHPVKPTDKFCGFCGAPIANSQPVNPQPAPAVNPQPAPAAEQQTAKPQPAPAAGQEADNPQPASTAEQKASPAAAQKTDNPQPQQAKVTPQKQVPLYRPEALHQAGAAGQTAPRQQAPNPQQPPYQQAGYQQTPPPYGQAGPGQVPPYQQGQNGGFGVPPYQPVEGSFIDKVKADFTTVGRLNRKRFWVRSLIAGFVSSVFSTLCASDSTLLILIGLIVTVAAGVYGVMIDIRRCHDLGKPGTYILFLFVPFYNIYVGIKILFFEGERGPNQYGPDPLLREGLW
- a CDS encoding phosphonoacetaldehyde hydrolase, with protein sequence MHNWDETTKITGVIFDWSGTILDFGAMAPIRAYMKSFEECGVPVTEDEARNSLELTRYDHIRNMLGTRRISREWERTWGKAWNQDDVEKIYMSLDKNFEASLKETAQIKPGILYITRQLREAGIKVGTTTEYNNQMLHILLPIAEQQGFTADCSLTSDAAMGKGRPYPYMIFLNMIKLGLMNVHQIIKVGDTVEDIKEGQAAGAWTVGILDGSAVMGLDEAHYNALSKSELSKYRQRALEVYAEVGADFAIRNVTELVDVIRKIQGK